TGGCCGTGGCGGTCGCGGCGGCGGGGAGCGTTCGCGCCGCGACTAGCTCGCGCCGTGCGATACCGCTCGTCATTCCGAGCCGCAGGCGAGGAATCTGCCTTCCCTTCGGAGTGGCCGGCCACTCGACCATGATGCCAGATTCCTCGCTGCGCTCGGAATGACAATCTTCTCCCGTACGGATCTTCAACGCACTGTTCTGCCCAACGGACTGACCGTTCTCTCCGAGCACATGCCGGGAGTACGGTCGGTTTCGTTTGGTGCATGGGTACGCGCCGCGTCGCTGCACGAGACGCGCGCGAAGATGGGTGTGTCGCATCTGCTCGAGCACATGGTGTTCAAGGGCACCGAGCGCCGCACCGCGCACCAGATCGCGCTCTCGCTCGAGGCGCTCGGCGGTTCGCTCGACGCGTATACCTCGCGCGAGCACACCGTCTATCAGGGCCGCGTCCTCGATGAGCACCTGTTCGACGCGGCGGACGTGATCGGCGACATCGTCTTCCGGCCGACACTACGCGACACGGACCTGGCGCTCGAACGCAAGGTAATCCTCGAAGAGATCGGCATGGTCGAGGATACACCGGACGATCTCGTTTTCGAGCTGCACAACGAGCTCCTCTGGGGCGATCACCCGTACGGCTACTCCATCCTCGGCACACGCGAGACGGTGAGTGCGCTCGGCGTGCGCGATCTGCGCGCGCTGCACCGGCGCGCCTATCATCCCGGCCAGCTGATCGTCGCGGCGTCCGGGAACGTGGAGCACGAGCGTTTGATCGACGTTCTCGCGAGAGCCGGCTGGGCCGACGTCGCGTCAGGCGACGCGACTCGGCTCGTATCACCTGTGGCGACGGCCCAGCCGCCGAGCGTGCGACACGTGACGCGCGAGGGAGCGCAGACGCACATCGTAGCGGGGTCGCAGGCGATCGCGCACGGCGATCCTCGCCGGTTTCCGATGCTGCTTCTGAGCATGCTGTTGGGCGGCGGCATGAGCTCGCGGCTGTTTCAACGTGTGCGCGAAGAGCTCGGGCTGGCCTACTCGGTGTACACGTATCAGTCGTTTCACGCCGATACCGGCATGCACGGCGTGTACGTGGCGACGGCGCCGGATACGG
This is a stretch of genomic DNA from Gemmatimonadaceae bacterium. It encodes these proteins:
- a CDS encoding pitrilysin family protein, which codes for MTIFSRTDLQRTVLPNGLTVLSEHMPGVRSVSFGAWVRAASLHETRAKMGVSHLLEHMVFKGTERRTAHQIALSLEALGGSLDAYTSREHTVYQGRVLDEHLFDAADVIGDIVFRPTLRDTDLALERKVILEEIGMVEDTPDDLVFELHNELLWGDHPYGYSILGTRETVSALGVRDLRALHRRAYHPGQLIVAASGNVEHERLIDVLARAGWADVASGDATRLVSPVATAQPPSVRHVTREGAQTHIVAGSQAIAHGDPRRFPMLLLSMLLGGGMSSRLFQRVREELGLAYSVYTYQSFHADTGMHGVYVATAPDTASAALDAIRHELRSVTEQGLPADEIAMGRQQLKGQITLSLESVSSRMYRAASVELYGEPYRTLDELLALIDGISDEDVARSAAEFFEPDRMTVLSLGPKGAD